In Rana temporaria chromosome 3, aRanTem1.1, whole genome shotgun sequence, a single window of DNA contains:
- the RASSF8 gene encoding ras association domain-containing protein 8 isoform X1 → MELKVWVDGVQRIVCGVTEATTCQEVVIALAQAIGRTGRYTLIEKWRDTERHLAPHENPVISINKWGQYASDVQLILRRTGPSLSERPTSDSISHVPERTLYRQSLPPLAKLRPQNDRSIKRREPKRKSLTFSGGAKGLMDIFGKGKESEFKQKVLNGCKTTTDELKKLINLQTEKLQSLEKQLDSGEAEIRYWEQKYKSNLEEELGKLEQKVKRNDVEIEEEEFWENELQIEVESEKQLREQLQEMTQRMLQCENQIKDYQNKIHTIESGIEAEKLQREVQESQMNEEIVRGKIEKIKGEFEIQSQESQRLENGSKAVERSLGQAAKRLLEREQELEQLTKELRQVNLQQFIQQTGTKVTVLPAEPSEIEFPQPEKEPTFQSGSLKRPGFSRQLPSNLRILQNALSSGFNPEGIYV, encoded by the exons GTCGCACGGGCAGATACACGCTCATAGAGAAATGGAGAGACACGGAGAGACATTTGGCTCCTCACGAAAATCCAGTGATTTCAATAAACAAGTGGGGTCAGTACGCCAGCGATGTGCAGCTAATTCTGCGACGCACAGGGCCATCTCTTAGCGAAAGGCCCACGTCGGACAGTATATCTCATGTACCTGAACGGACTTTGTACAGGCAAAGCCTGCCACCTCTGGCCAAGCTACGGCCGCAAAATGACCGCTCCATAAAAAGGAGAGAGCCAAAGAGGAAATCGCTGACCTTTAGCGGCGGGGCCAAAGGACTTATGGACATTTTTGGCAAAGGCAAAGAGTCGGAATTTAAGCAAAAAGTGCTTAACGGCTGTAAAACCACAACTGATGAGCTGAAAAAGCTAATAAACCTACAAACGGAGAAGCTTCAGTCTCTCGAGAAGCAGCTGGACTCCGGTGAGGCCGAGATCCGATATTGGGAGCAGAAGTACAAGTCGAATTTGGAGGAGGAACTCGGAAAGTTAGAGCAAAAAGTCAAACGTAACGATGTTGAGATTGAGGAAGAGGAGTTCTGGGAGAACGAGCTTCAGATTGAAGTGGAGAGCGAGAAGCAGCTGAGGGAGCAGCTGCAAGAGATGACCCAAAGGATGCTCCAGTGCGAGAACCAAATAAAGGACTACCAAAACAAAATCCACACCATTGAAAGCGGCATTGAGGCAGAGAAACTACAGAGGGAGGTTCAAGAGTCTCAAATGAATGAAGAAATCGTCAGGGGGAAAATCGAGAAGATCAAAGGAGAGTTCGAAATCCAAAGTCAAGAAAGCCAACGGCTGGAAAACGGCAGCAAGGCGGTGGAGAGGTCACTGGGACAGGCGGCAAAGCGGCTcttg GAGCGTGAGCAGGAATTGGAGCAGCTGACCAAAGAACTCCGCCAGGTCAACCTTCAGCAGTTCATCCAGCAAACCGGCACCAAGGTCACGGTGCTTCCAGCAGAGCCCAGTGAGATTGAATTCCCTCAGCCAGAAAAAG AGCCGACCTTCCAGTCGGGATCCTTAAAAAGGCCAGGCTTTTCCAGGCAACTTCCAAGCAACCTGCGTATTCTCCAGAATGCCTTGTCATCAGGATTCAACCCAGAGGGCATCTACGTATAA
- the RASSF8 gene encoding ras association domain-containing protein 8 isoform X2, translating to MELKVWVDGVQRIVCGVTEATTCQEVVIALAQAIGRTGRYTLIEKWRDTERHLAPHENPVISINKWGQYASDVQLILRRTGPSLSERPTSDSISHVPERTLYRQSLPPLAKLRPQNDRSIKRREPKRKSLTFSGGAKGLMDIFGKGKESEFKQKVLNGCKTTTDELKKLINLQTEKLQSLEKQLDSGEAEIRYWEQKYKSNLEEELGKLEQKVKRNDVEIEEEEFWENELQIEVESEKQLREQLQEMTQRMLQCENQIKDYQNKIHTIESGIEAEKLQREVQESQMNEEIVRGKIEKIKGEFEIQSQESQRLENGSKAVERSLGQAAKRLLELEQLTKELRQVNLQQFIQQTGTKVTVLPAEPSEIEFPQPEKEPTFQSGSLKRPGFSRQLPSNLRILQNALSSGFNPEGIYV from the exons GTCGCACGGGCAGATACACGCTCATAGAGAAATGGAGAGACACGGAGAGACATTTGGCTCCTCACGAAAATCCAGTGATTTCAATAAACAAGTGGGGTCAGTACGCCAGCGATGTGCAGCTAATTCTGCGACGCACAGGGCCATCTCTTAGCGAAAGGCCCACGTCGGACAGTATATCTCATGTACCTGAACGGACTTTGTACAGGCAAAGCCTGCCACCTCTGGCCAAGCTACGGCCGCAAAATGACCGCTCCATAAAAAGGAGAGAGCCAAAGAGGAAATCGCTGACCTTTAGCGGCGGGGCCAAAGGACTTATGGACATTTTTGGCAAAGGCAAAGAGTCGGAATTTAAGCAAAAAGTGCTTAACGGCTGTAAAACCACAACTGATGAGCTGAAAAAGCTAATAAACCTACAAACGGAGAAGCTTCAGTCTCTCGAGAAGCAGCTGGACTCCGGTGAGGCCGAGATCCGATATTGGGAGCAGAAGTACAAGTCGAATTTGGAGGAGGAACTCGGAAAGTTAGAGCAAAAAGTCAAACGTAACGATGTTGAGATTGAGGAAGAGGAGTTCTGGGAGAACGAGCTTCAGATTGAAGTGGAGAGCGAGAAGCAGCTGAGGGAGCAGCTGCAAGAGATGACCCAAAGGATGCTCCAGTGCGAGAACCAAATAAAGGACTACCAAAACAAAATCCACACCATTGAAAGCGGCATTGAGGCAGAGAAACTACAGAGGGAGGTTCAAGAGTCTCAAATGAATGAAGAAATCGTCAGGGGGAAAATCGAGAAGATCAAAGGAGAGTTCGAAATCCAAAGTCAAGAAAGCCAACGGCTGGAAAACGGCAGCAAGGCGGTGGAGAGGTCACTGGGACAGGCGGCAAAGCGGCTcttg GAATTGGAGCAGCTGACCAAAGAACTCCGCCAGGTCAACCTTCAGCAGTTCATCCAGCAAACCGGCACCAAGGTCACGGTGCTTCCAGCAGAGCCCAGTGAGATTGAATTCCCTCAGCCAGAAAAAG AGCCGACCTTCCAGTCGGGATCCTTAAAAAGGCCAGGCTTTTCCAGGCAACTTCCAAGCAACCTGCGTATTCTCCAGAATGCCTTGTCATCAGGATTCAACCCAGAGGGCATCTACGTATAA